A single window of Nicotiana tomentosiformis chromosome 1, ASM39032v3, whole genome shotgun sequence DNA harbors:
- the LOC138910791 gene encoding uncharacterized protein, with protein MPQQAHPSLDDLLYKYIKVTNEKIESQTLALKNLEIQLSQLATLVSKKIQVPLPSNTEKTPKEQLEAITLRSGKELDEPNTVRQEKNQSEQQVNKDALLQMPSYAKFLKEILSTKRKLEEFYVVMLTKKYSAILQNKLPQKLGDPSNFTIPCTLGGVYFEKALCDFGASINLIPFSIFRKLNLGELKDIGVSLQFADQSTKKRKGIIENVLVRVDKFVFPVDFIVLEMKECPDEPIILGRPFLNTGRQIIDVHQGQLILRVDEERVIFDMQKILRFSVDESSSSCFSIYMISYLTNAFRVEQLTPDSMERCLAKSGTIQDDDPTIRTEAEILEKDSKDQKMQPEEVQPKIDLKILPSHLKYAYLEKEQCPMIISPSLTAEQEKRD; from the exons ATGCCTCAGCAAGCACATCCAAGTCTTGATGACCTTTTGTACAAATACATTAAAGTCACTAATGAAAAAATAGAAAGCCAAACTTTAGCCCTTAAAAATTTGGAAATCCAACTGAGCCAATTGGCAACTCTTGTGTCAAAAAAAATTCAAGTCCCCTTACCGAGCAATACGGAGAAAACCCCAAAGGAACAGCTTGAGGCCATCACCTTACGATCAGGTAAGGAGCTTGATGAACCTAATACTGTCAGACAAGAAAAGAACCAGTCAGAACAACAGGTAAACAAGG ATGCTTTGTTGCAAATGCCTTCTTACGCCAAATTcctgaaagaaattttgtcaacCAAAAGGAAATTAGAAGAATTTTATGTGGTAATGCTAACGAAAAAATATAGTGCTATACTTCAAAATAAGCTACCGCAAAAACTGGGTGACCCAAGCAattttacaattccatgcactttGGGAGGAGTGTATTTTGAAAAAGCACTctgcgattttggagcttcaatAAACTTGAtaccattttctatttttagaaAATTAAATCTTGGTGAGTTGAAAGATATAGGTGTCTCTCTTCAGTTTGCAGATCAGAGTACTAAGAAACGTAAGGGAATAATTGAAAATGTACTTGTGAGAGTAGATAAATTTGTTTTCCCTGTAGATTTCATAGTGCTTGAAATGAAGGAGTGCCCTGATGAACCAATTATTTTAGGTAGACCATTTCTTAATACAGGTAGACAAATTATAGATGTCCATCAAGGACAACTAATTCTAAGAGTTGATGAAGAAAGGGTCATTTTTGACATGCAAAAGATACTAAGATTTTCCGTAGATGAATCATCATCTTCATGCTTTTCAATTTACATGATTAGTTATCTTACAAATGCATTTAGAGTTGAACAATTAACTCCAGACTCAATGGAAAGATGCTTGGCCAAATCAGGCACCATACAAGATGATGATCCCACCATCAGAACAGAAGCTGAAATATTGGAAAAGGATTCTAAGGATCAGAAGATGCAACCAGAAGAAGTTCAACCAAAAATCGATCTCAAAATTCTCCCATCTCATTTAAAATATGCTTATCTTGAGAAAGAACAGTGTCCGATGATTATTTCACCTTCTTTGACTGCAGAACAAGAAAAAAGGGATTAA